The Mycobacteriales bacterium DNA segment TCCGCCTCCTCGGCGGCGAGGAGGTCGAGCGCGACGCGGTTGACGGCGACGACGCGGTCGCCGGCGTCGGTCGTGACGAGGCCGTCGCCCATGGAGTCGAGGACGGTCTCCAGCCGGCCGCGCAGCGCCGCCTCGTCCTCGGCGGCCTGGCGCAACGACTCGTTGCTCGCGGCGAGCGACGACGTCATGGCGTCGAACGTGCGGGACAGCACGCCGAGCTCGTCGTTGGTGCGCAGCTCGGTGCGGACGTCGAGGTCGCCACGGCGGACGCGCGACGCGGCCAGCGTCAGCTCGGTGACCGGCCGGACGATGCGGCGGCCCAGCGCGACGGCGAGCAGGCCGACGAGCAGCGCGATCGCGACGGTGCCGAGGAACAGCGACGACAGGACGCGGCGCTGCGTGGCGAGGATGACGTTGGAGTCGGCGGAGAGGGCGAGGACGCCGGCCAGCTCGCCGTCCTCGCTGCGGATCGCCTGGTAGCGCACGCCGGGGCGGCGGCCCTCGGCGGCGACGGAGACGCCGTCGTCGGCGTCGGTCGCGGGAGGCAGCGTCAACGTCTCGACCACGCCGTGGCGGCGCAGCTCGGCGTCGATGAGCGTCGTCGCGGACAGGGTGCTGGCGACGCGGCGGTCGGCGACGTAGAGCGTGGCGTCGAGGCCGGTGGCGAGGCCGATGCCGCGGACGTACGTGTCGTCCACGACGGTCGCGTAGAGGGCGGCGCCGTCCGGGCGGCGCGGCCCCGCCTCGCCGCCGAAGACGGGCGCGACGCCGAGCGCGACGAGCGTCGGCCGGCGGCCGAGGACGACGTCGAGGGTGGCGACCGGGTGCCTGCCGCGCGCGGCGAGGACCTCGCGGACGGCGGCGTTGCGGCGGATCGCGGTGGTGGCGACGGAGTCGCCGGCCGAGCTCTCGACGAGACCGGCGTACGGCTTGCAGCGCGGGTTGGCGAGGCCGCAGACGACGCCGCGCAGGGTGGGGCGCGCGGCGGTGACGCCGAGCTGCTGCGCGCACGCGGCGGTCTCGTCGCGGCAGCCGGCGAGGACCTGGGCGAACTGGAGGGAGTTCTGCTTCTCGTCCTTGAGGATCTCGACCTGGCCGCGGGCGACCTCGGCGAGGCGGCGTTCGCTGTCGCGGTTCAGCGAGCCGGTCGCGACGGAGCCGACGATGAGCGCGGTGCCGAGGCCGAGCGCGAGGACCGACGCGAGGATCGCGGCGACGACCTTGGCGAGCAGGCTGTGCTCGACCAGCCGGGCCACGAACGCGAGCATCGCGACCGACGCGACCCCGCGCAGCGCGAGCAGCGCGACCGCGGCGGCGGCCGAGTGCCGCGCGGCCGGCGCGAGCAGCTCGCTGCCGGCGGTGAGGACGAGCGCGACCGTGAGCAGGACGCGGCCGGCGCGGCGGGCGCGGACGGTGAGCGCGGCGGCCGCGGCGGCGGCGACGGCGGCCAGCCCGGCCGGGCCGGCGGCGGCGCCCACCGGGACGACGACGGCGTTGGGCAGCGGCGCCGTGGCGAGGCCGCCGGCGCCGAGGCCGATGAGGAGGTACGCCGCCGCGCGCGCGAGCGCGAACCCGTCCCCGTCGGTGCCGCCGAGCAGCGCGCCGGTGAGGCCGTGCGCCGCGGCGAGGAGGAGGGCGCCGGCGACGAGGGCGGTCCGCGCGCCGCGCCGGTACGCCGCCGCTCCCCCGGCCGCGGCGAGGCCGAGCGCCGCCGCGAGCGCGAGGAGTTGTACCGCCGCGACGAGCGCGAACGGCACGGCGGCGTCCATGCCGGGATCGTACGGGCGGAACGCGCCCGAGCCGGGGCGTTCGCGGGTTACCGGGGCGTGGCGCCCCGGGCGATGGCGCGGACGGCGGCGAGCGCCTCGCGCAGCGTCGACACCCGCACCAGGTGCAGCCCCTTCGGGGTGGCCTTGACGGCGTCGTCCCAGTTGCCGGAGGGGGTGAGGAAGTACGCCGCGCCGTGCGCGCGGGCGGCGACGAGCTTCTGCTGGATGCCGCCGATGGGGCCGACGGCGCCGTCGTCGTCGATGGAGCCGGTGCCGGCGATCACCTTGCCGCCGGTGAGGTCGCCGGGCGTGAGCCGGTCGTAGATGCCGAGCGCGAACATCAGGCCCGCGCTCGGCCCGCCCACGTCGTTGAGGGCGATGGTGACGGGGAACGGCGGCCGCGGCTCCTGCTCCTTGAGCCCCACCCCCATCACGGGGCGGCCGTCGCTGCCGCCGGTCTCGCCGGCGCGGGTGACGATGCTCGCGACGCCGTCGGTGCCGCCCCGGCGGTAGCCGAGGCGGATGGTGTCGCCCGGCTGGTGGCGGGCGACGAGGCGGCGCAGCGCGCAGACGGAGTCGACCCGGCCGCCGTCGATGGTCGTGACGACGTCGCCGACCTTGACGCCGGCGGCCGCGGCGGGCGTGCCGTCGCCGACGGCGTCGATGACGACGCGGGCGAGGATGGGGGTGCCGAGCTCGCAGAGCGCCGCGGTGACCGCGTGCTCCTGCGACTCGGTCATCTCCCGCTGCGTCTCCTGCTCGGACTCCTGCTCGGACTGGTCCGGCGGGTACACGACGTCGCGCGGCACGACCGCGAACCGCCGGTCGAACCACTTGCCGATCGCCTGGCCGAGCGTGAGGCGCGGGTAGACGTTGACGGTCGTCAGGTCCAGCTCGCCGCCCGCCGGGTGGTCGCGGTCCTTGGGGACCTGGATGAGCGGTGCGCCGCCGGACGTGCCGAGGGTGTTGAAGACGGGGCCGGGGCCGAGGCCGACGTACGGCACGGTGAGCTGCGACCCGCCCACGCCGAGGCCGATCGCGAGGGCGAGCGAGACGCCGAGCGTCGCGCCACGACTGGACATGCCCGGCAGCCTAACGGTGGGTCGGTACGCTGCGCCGTGCGGCGGACGGCGCCGCGGTGGACGGGCGCGGCCGCGGGCCGCGCGGACGCGGAGGAGCGGCGGTGGGAGCGGTCGGCGCCGTCACCGCCGTGGCCGCCGTCGTGGCGACGGCCGGGGCGGCGGCGCTGGTGCTGCGCGACCTCGCCCGCGCGGACGCGCCGCGGGTGGCCGCGGGTGCCGCGCCGGGCGGGGCGGTGCCGGTCGCCGAGCCGCTCGCGCAGCGCGGGGCGGAGCCGGTGGTGGCGGCACCGGTCGTGGCGGCACCGGTCGTGGCGGCGCCGGTCGCGGCGGCGCCTGTCGCGGAGCCGGCGGCGCCGGTGGTCGCCGAGCCGGTCACCGAGCCGTTCGTGGCGGAGCCGGTGGTCGCGGCGCCGGTGCTGGGCGCCGCGGCGGCCCCGACGACGCTGCCCCTGGCCGCGCCCCCGGCCGCGCCGGTGGGCGCGGAGCCGGTGGCGGCGACGTTCCCGTCACTCGGGCAGGCCGACGACGACTCGGTGCTGGCGCGGCTGGCGGCGACCGAGGCCGACGAGCGCAGCGCCGGGCGGCGCGTGGTGTCGGCGCTGGTGCTGGTGACGTTGACGCTGGTCGCGGCGGCCGTGCTCGGCGCGGCGATCTACCGCGGCCTGGCCGGCCTCGGCTAGCGGGAGAAGAAGCCCATGCCGCGCGCGGGCGGCTTGCCGTTGGAGACCGGCTCCGGCTGGACCTCGTACGGCTCGCCCGGAACGGCGGCCATCACCGGCTCCGGCGCGGGCGCCTCGGCGGCGCCCTCGGCCGGCACCTCGAGCTCCGGCATGGCCGGCATCGGCGGGAGCGGCGGCAGCGGCGCCGGCGCGACGTCGCCCTGGCCCTGGACCTCGACCCGGTAGACGGTCTTGAACGCCAGCGGGACCTCGCTGAGCGCGTAGACGCGCGAGTCCTCGACGCCCTCGACGTTGCGGAGGTGCTCGACGACGCGGACCGCCTCCTCGAGCGACGGCGTGCGCCGGTACTGCGCGACGCCGTCGGCGCCGGTGAAGAAGACGACGTGCTCCACGGTGGCTCCCTGTTCGCTGGCGGTGGTGCTGCTGGAGGGAGCGTCGGCACGTGGCGGCGGCGCCTTGAGCGGGACGCCGGAGGGCGAGGGGGGCGTGGGCGGGGCCGGCCGCGAGAAGGGCCGCGACGCGATCCGCCCAGCCGGATGCGCCGCGGCCCCGCTCGGTCTGCCGGCGGGAGGGGCCTCCCGCCCACGCCACGAGGGAACAAACAGGTCTGTTCCGGGTTGAATCGGGCGTGTCACACTGCTCAACGCAGTTCTAGCGAAACCCTCGCGCGAGTTCTCCGTTACCTAGGCAGGGTTTCCCAGACAGCCCCCGGAAGAGGTCACCCGTGACGACCCAACCCGAGCTCCCCGAGGTCGCGGCGCTCCCCGCGCGCCCGATCCTGCGCCTCGCGCCCGCCCCGGCCGAGCAGGACCTCGACTTCGACAGCTTCGTGCGCAGCTACGAGACGCGCCTGCGGCGCCTCGTGATGCGCCGCATCGGGGACCTCTGCGAGGCCGAGGAGATCACCCAGGAGACGCTGCTGCGGGCCTACCAGCACCGCGCGTCGTTCTCCTCCGAGGACGAGCTGATGGCCTGGTCGACGGTGGTCGCGCAGCGGCTGGTCATCGACCGGGTGCGGGTACGGGGCCGTTCGGTGGCCGTCGCGGACGTGCCGGAGACGGCGCGGCTGGGCCGCGACACCGCCGAGGTCGTCGTCGCCCGGCACGAGGCCCGCGCCGCGCTGGAGTCGCTGGAGGCGATCCCGACCCGCCAGGCCGCGATCCTCTGGGCGCGCGAGGTCGAGGGGCTGCACTACGAGGAGATCGCCGAGCGGTTCGGCATCACGGAGCCGGCCGTCCGGTCGCTGCTGCACCGCGGGCGCAAGGCGTTGCGCAAGGAGTTCAAGGACCGCACCGGGTCGCTGCCGCTCGGCGGGCTGGCGCCGTTCGCGCCGTGGCTGATGGCGCTGAAGGCGGCCGGCAAGGTGCGCGCGACCGCGAAGACCGTCGCCAAGAGCCCCGGCCTCGCCGCCGCGGCGCTCGGCGTCACCGGCCTGCTCGCGGTCGGCATCACGCAGGGCATCGGCGGCGCCCCGGTCAACCCCGGCGTCCGCATCAACGCCGCTCCCGGCGGCGTCACGAGCGTGCGCCAGTACGTCGAGCCGGCCGCCGCGGTCGAGCACGTGCGCCCCGCGCTGCGCGCGACGCTGCCGAAGGCGCCGCGGCACACCGTCTCGGCGACGGCGGTCACCCCGCCCAGCGGCCCCCGCGACGGCACGCTGCTGCCGGGCCGCTCCCGCTGCACGCCGGACCAGCGCCTGTGCGGCCACAGCGGCGAGTTCGAGTACCAGAACGCCACGATCCAGGTCGGGCCCGAGCTCCCGGACAACCCGACCCACACGCGCAGCATCACGGTGATGACCGACCACGTGACGTGCGACCAGACGCACCTCCCGCAGGACGGCGCCCCCATCACCTGCACCCAGCACGGGGAGCCGCCGCCCGACGACGGTGGCCTCCTCCCCCCTACGCAGGACAGCACCGAAGGAGCCCTCCGATGACCCGCCGCCTGATCGCCGCCACCGCGGTCGCGTCCGCCCTCTGCGGCCTGGGCGCGGCGTTCGCGCCCGCGCACGCGGGCAACAACGGTGGCCGGCTCTGCATCGGCACGACCGACGATCGCCGCCCGGGCTACATGCAGGGCATCTGCCTCGACGAGCCGCTCCCCCGCCTCTAGCTCGTTCGTCGACAGGGGCGCCGCGCGACGCGGCGCCCCTTCGGCATGTCTCGGGGGTGTGTGCGGGGTGGGTGCGGCGAGTCAGGCGGAGCGGGCGAGCTCGCGGCGGTCGGCCTCGTCGGCGGCGCGCGGCGCGGGCGCGAGGCGCCGGATCGCGCGGGACCACTCCTCGACGGAGGTCACCGGGTCGGCCGGTCGCGGCGGGCGGCTGGCCCACGCCGTCCAGACCAGGCCGAGGAGCAGCGTGATCGGGATGGGGAGCAGGAAGGCCACGTCTTCACCTAGCGGAGACTGCGAAGGAACCGGTTCGTCGGATACGTCCACCTTACGACGGTCGTCAAATCGCCTGCCCCGCAACGGTTTCACCCAGGCGCGGGCGCGTCAGCGGCGGCGCCGCCGCGCCCTCACCACCGCCGCCGCGCCGAGCAGCGCGGCCGTGGCGCCCGCCGCGCCGGCCGCCGCGCGGGTGGCCTCCTCGCGGCCGACCCGCCGCGCCCCGAACGCCGTGTGCTCGGCGGCGAGCGCGAGCTGCGCGCGGAGCGCCTCGACGTTGGAGTACTCCGGCCGCCACCCCTCGGCGCGCAGCCGGTGCCCGGCGACGACCCACGGGGCGGTGAGGTAGGCCAGCTCGGACGCGGGCGCGCGGGTGACGCCGGCGCGGTGCAGGCGTTCCGCCGTGGCGAACGCCACCGCCGGCGGCAGCTCCAGCCGCCGCTTGCCGGACACCGCCTCGACCTCGGCCTGCGTGAGCCAGCCGTCCGGCGCGACGTCGAACGGCCCGTCCAGGCACCGGGTCGCGGCGAGGACGCAGGCCGCCTCCAGGTCGGCGATGTGGACGAACTGCCACAACGGCGCCGTCCCCCGCACGACGAGCAGCCGCCGCGACTCGAAGTGCCGGGTCAGCACGCTGTCCGCGCCGGGGCCGACGAGGGTGGCGGGCCGGAGGACGGCGACGGTGACACGCGGGTCGGTGTGCCGGTGCGACTCGGCCTGGCGCTCGACCTCGACGAAGTCGCCGACGAGCGAGTCGTCGCGTTCCGCGCGCAGCGGGGCGTCCTCGTCCAGCGGCACCGGGTTGTCGGCGCAGGCGCCGTAGACCATGGCGCTGGTGACGAGCGTGACGTGTCTTACGCCGGCGGCGCCGGCGGCCTCGAGGACGTTCGCGGTGCCGCGGACGTTGGCGGCGCGGCGTTCGGCGGGGGTCACGTCGGGGTGGTGCAGGCCGGCCAGGTGGACGAGCGCGTCGACGCCGGCGAGCGCCTGGGCGAGCAGCGGGTCGCGCACGTCGGCGGTGCGCGGGCGCACCCGGTCGGCCTCGGGGACGGGCTCGACGTCGATGGCGACGACCTCGCGGACGCCGTCCGTGGCGGCTAGGCGGCGCACGACGCCGGCGCCGAGGGTGCCCGCCGCGCCGGTCACGGCGACGACGCGTGGCGCGGCCTGGTCGCCGGTCGCCGGGGCCGCGGGCGTGGCGGCACGCGGCACCGCGCCGTCGCCGGGTGCGTCCGCTCCCGGCCGACCGTCTCGCCTGCTCACCGGCGCCCCCGCGCGGTTACGGTGGTGGACATGACCGACCTGCCGTTCGGATTCTCCCCCGCCGGAGGCCCTGACGACCTCGCGGGGAAGATCCCGTTCTTCGCCGAGCTCCAGAAGCTCATGTCCTGGTCGGGCGGACCGGTCAACTGGGACCTCGCCCGGCAGGTCGCGACGGCCGCCGCGGGGCCAGCTGACCGGCCGGTGCCGGACGAGGTGCCGTACGACGCGATGCGCCTCGCCGACCACTGGCTGGACGGCGTGACGACGCTGCCGAGCGGCGTCCGCGGCGTCGTCGTGTGGAACCGCGTGGCCTGGGTCGAGCGGACGCTGAAGGGGTGGGCGGCGCTGGTCGACCCGGTCGCCGCGAAGGTGGTCGCGGCGATGGCCGACGCGCTGCCGGAGGAGGTCCGGGCGCAGGCGGGGCCGCTGGCCGGGATGATGGGGCAGTTCGGCGGGCTGATGTTCGGGGCGCAGGTCGGGCAGGCGCTCGGCGCGCTGTCGGGCGAGGTGCTGTCGGCCTCCGACGTGGGCGTGCCGCTCGGGGAGCCGGGCGTGGCGGCGTTGCTGCCACACAACGTGGCGGCGTTCGGGACGGATCTCGAGGTGCCGGCGTCGGACGTGACGGTGTACGTCGCGCTGCGCGAGGCCGCGCACCAGCGGCTGTTCGGGCAGGTGCCGTGGCTGCGCGGGCACGTGCTCGCGGCGGTGGAGGCGTACGCGGCGGGCATCTCGATCGACACGAGCGCGCTGGACCGGGCGATGCTGTCGGTGGACCCGAGCAACCCGGAGAGCGTGCAGGACGCGCTGGGCGGCGGGCTGTTCTCGGTGGAACGGACGCCGGAGCAGCAGGCGGCGCTGCTGCGGCTGGAGACGGCGCTGGCGCTGGTCGAGGGGTGGGTGGACGACGTGGTGGGCGCGGCGGCGGCGCCGTACCTGCCGACGGCGGCGGCGCTGGCGGAGACGATGCGCCGGCGGCGGGCGACGGGCGGGCCGGCGGAGCAGACGTTCGCGACGCTGGTGGGGCTGGAGCTGCGGCCGCGGCGGCTGCGCGAGGCGGCGACGGTGTTCCGCTGGCTGCGCGAGCAGCGCGGGCCGGAGGGCCGGGACGCGGTGTGGGCGCACCCGGACCTGCTGCCGACCTCCGAGGACCTCACCGACCCGGTCGACTACCTGCGCGCGGAGCCCTCGGACGGGCCGCCGGTGGAGTAGCCGGCGAGCAGCGCGCGGGTGGCGTGCCAGCCGTCGAGGCGCGGGTCGAGGCGGGCGACGTCCTCGGGCCGCGCCAGGCGGTGCCAGCCGGGGCCGACGACGACGGCGCCGGCCGGGGCGGCGGCGTGCACGTCGTCGAGGGTGCAGTCGAGCGTGATCGCGCGCAGCCAGTCCGGCGGCGGGAGGCGGCTGGCCAGGCCGACGAGGCGGCCGTCGCTCGCCGGGAGCACGCCCGCGAGCCGGTCCTCGCAGGCGCCGAACAGCTTGCCCACGAGCAGCCCCGGCAGGTCCGGCGCGTCCGCGGCGACGACCGCGCCGATGGTGGCGCCGTGCGCGGCGAGCGTCGCCAGCGCCGCGAACGGCGTCTCCCCCGCGTCCCGGTACACGGTGACGCCCGCGAGGTCGTCCAGGAGGTCGAACGCGTCCTCCCGCAACGCCGCGTCGTACGCCGCCGGGTCGATGCCGGGCGGCGGGGGGACGGGCGGGGTGGGCAGGACGGCCGCGGCGAGGACGTACCGGCTCATCCGAACGCGAGCTGCTCGCCGCGCGGTGCCGCCGCCGCGGCGGGGGCGGGCGGCGCGACGGGGATCGGGGCCGGCGGGCGGGCGGCGGGGGTGGCCAGGACCGGGGCCGGCGCCGGGGTGAGGGCAGCGGGGATGGCCGGGGTGACCGCGTTGGGGGCGGGTGCCGCGGCCGGGGCGTCGTCCTCCTCGCCGGGCACCAGGCCCGGGTGCGCGGCGGCGACGCCGAGCAGGTAGCCGCGGGCGCGCTCGGCGAGCGGGTACCGCCCGACGAGGTCCCAGAACGCCGCCGAGTGGTCCGGCACGAGCAGGTGCGCGAGCTCGTGCACGAGGACGTAGTCGACCACCCAGTCCGGCAGCTCGCGCAGCCGGTGGGAGAGGCGGATGGTGCCCTCGGCGGGGGTGCAGGAGCCCCAGCGGGCGTGCTGGTTGGTGACCCAGCGGACGCTGCGCGGGCGGGCGCGGCCGTCGAGGTGCCGGCGGGAGAGCAGCAGCGCGCGGCGGCGCAGCTCGTCGTCGCCGGCGGGGCGGCGGGCGTCCTTGGCGGCGAGCCGGGCGAGCATCGTCTCGACCCAGTGCGCCTCCTCGGCGGCGCTCATGCGGGCCGGGAGCAGCACGATCGTGCGGTCGCCGTCTCGGTACGCGGAGACGGTCCGGCGGCGCCGGGCGCTGCGCCGTACCTCGACGTCCGGGCGGGTCACGGCGTCCACGGTAGCCGCCACGCTGGGCGCCCCCCGGCCGCGCCGCGACTTTTTTTCGTGCACAGGGCGGGCGCGGTGTCGCCGCAGGTCAGCACGGGTGCTTGGGGATCATGGGCACGATGTCCACAGGACGGTCGACATGCCCTCCACAGCGACACTCCACAGCGTCCACACCGCGTCCCCAGCACTGTCCACAGGGGCGCGTTGACGGGATCGCGCGCCGCTCCGTACGGTCCTCCACGACGAAGCCCCCGGGGGCCGAGGTACCACTCGCAAGGGGAAGGCGAGCGGTGGCGAGGCAGCCGGGGGCTTTGCCCTGTCCCGGCCTCGCGGACCGCGCCGCGGGCCCGCCGCCCACGCGCGCTGGCGGCGTTGCGTCAGAACTCGCCGAGGGCGGCCACCACCGGTGCGAGCGTCCGCAGCTCCGCCAGGTGCAACGCCGCCAGCTCGCGCAGCCGCCGCTCCCCGTCCGGTGTGAGGAACAGCAGCACCATCCGCCCGTCGATCGCGCCCCGCACCTTGCGCAGCAGCCCCGCCTTGACCGTCCGGTCGACCAGCTCGGCCGCGCTGTGGTGCCGCAGCATGAGGTGCTCGGCGACCGTGCCGACGCTCGCGGGGAGGTGACCGCCCGCCCGCGTCGCGCGGACGACGAGCAGGAGCTGGTGCTGCGCCGGCGTGAGCCCGGCCGCCGCCGCCTGCTCCTCCGACCAGTGCTGGAACCGCCGCAGCGTGTCGCGGAACGCGAGCAGCCGCCGGTAGTCGTCGTCGTCGACCGGGTCGACCGGGGGGTCGGGGAAGGGTTCGAACGACGAGGTCACGGATATATCGTATTACGATCTAACCGTGACCTCGTCAAAACGACTCCTCCTCCTCTCCCTCGTCGCCGCGGCGCTGGGCGTCGCGGGCGGCGCCGCCGCGTGGCTGCTCGTGCACCTCATCGCGCTGGTGACCAACGTCGCGCTGTTCCACCGGGTGCACGACGTGTGGACGATGCCGTCGTTCCGGGAGCTGCCGCGCACGCCCACGCTCGTCGTAGTAGCCGCGGCCGGCGGGCTGCTCGTCGCGCTGCTCGCGACCTGGGCGCCGGTCATCCGCGGCCACGGCATCCCCGAGGCGATGGAGGCGGTCCTCACCAAGCGCAGCCGGATCGCGCCGCGGACGGCGATCGCCAAGCCGCTGTCGGCGGCAATCGCGATCGGCACGGGCGGGCCGTTCGGTGCCGAGGGGCCGATCATCGTGACCGGCGGCGCGCTCGGCTCGCTGGTCGGCCAGGCGCTGCCGGTGACCGCCAACGAGCGCAAGATCCTGCTGGCGTGCGGCGCCGCGGCCGGCATGTCGGCGACGTTCGGGGCGCCGCTGGCGGCGGTGGTGCTCGCGATCGAGCTGCTGATCTTCGAGTTCTCGACGCGGGCGTTCGTGCCGCTGGTCGTCGCGGCGGGCGTGGCGGCGGGGATGCACGCGGCGCTGTTCGGGACCGGGCCGCTGTTCGCGGTGCCGCCGCACTCCTACGCCGGGCTGGCCGGCCTCCCCCTCTACGTCGTGCTGGGGCTGCTCTGCGGGCTGCTCGCGGTCGTGGTGAGCAAGGGGCTGTTCCTCGTGGAGGAGGCGTTCCGGCGGTCGCCGGTGCCAGAGCTGTGGCACCCGGTGATCGGCGGCGTCGGGTTCGCGCTGGTCGGGCTGGTCGTGCCGCGCGCGCTCGGCGTCGGGTACGACGCGATCGGCGACGTGCTCGGCGGGCGGCTCGCGGCCGGCACGCTGGCGGCGTTGCTGCTCGCGAAGCTGGTGGCCTGGTGGGTCGCGCTCGGGTCGGGCACGAGCGGCGGCACGCTGGCGCCGCTGCTGCTGATCGGCGGGTCGTTCGGGGCGCTCTACGGGAGCGCGGCGGGGCACCTGTTCCCGGGCGCGCACCTCGCCGCGGGGGCGGTGGCGGTGGTCGCGATGGCGGCGGTGTTCGGGTCGGCGACGCGGGCGACGTTCGCGTCGATCGTGTTCGTGTTCGAGCTGACGCGGGACTACGA contains these protein-coding regions:
- a CDS encoding PDZ domain-containing protein: MSSRGATLGVSLALAIGLGVGGSQLTVPYVGLGPGPVFNTLGTSGGAPLIQVPKDRDHPAGGELDLTTVNVYPRLTLGQAIGKWFDRRFAVVPRDVVYPPDQSEQESEQETQREMTESQEHAVTAALCELGTPILARVVIDAVGDGTPAAAAGVKVGDVVTTIDGGRVDSVCALRRLVARHQPGDTIRLGYRRGGTDGVASIVTRAGETGGSDGRPVMGVGLKEQEPRPPFPVTIALNDVGGPSAGLMFALGIYDRLTPGDLTGGKVIAGTGSIDDDGAVGPIGGIQQKLVAARAHGAAYFLTPSGNWDDAVKATPKGLHLVRVSTLREALAAVRAIARGATPR
- a CDS encoding zinc-dependent metalloprotease, with protein sequence MTDLPFGFSPAGGPDDLAGKIPFFAELQKLMSWSGGPVNWDLARQVATAAAGPADRPVPDEVPYDAMRLADHWLDGVTTLPSGVRGVVVWNRVAWVERTLKGWAALVDPVAAKVVAAMADALPEEVRAQAGPLAGMMGQFGGLMFGAQVGQALGALSGEVLSASDVGVPLGEPGVAALLPHNVAAFGTDLEVPASDVTVYVALREAAHQRLFGQVPWLRGHVLAAVEAYAAGISIDTSALDRAMLSVDPSNPESVQDALGGGLFSVERTPEQQAALLRLETALALVEGWVDDVVGAAAAPYLPTAAALAETMRRRRATGGPAEQTFATLVGLELRPRRLREAATVFRWLREQRGPEGRDAVWAHPDLLPTSEDLTDPVDYLRAEPSDGPPVE
- a CDS encoding M48 family metallopeptidase — translated: MTRPDVEVRRSARRRRTVSAYRDGDRTIVLLPARMSAAEEAHWVETMLARLAAKDARRPAGDDELRRRALLLSRRHLDGRARPRSVRWVTNQHARWGSCTPAEGTIRLSHRLRELPDWVVDYVLVHELAHLLVPDHSAAFWDLVGRYPLAERARGYLLGVAAAHPGLVPGEEDDAPAAAPAPNAVTPAIPAALTPAPAPVLATPAARPPAPIPVAPPAPAAAAAPRGEQLAFG
- a CDS encoding RNA polymerase sigma factor, with the protein product MTTQPELPEVAALPARPILRLAPAPAEQDLDFDSFVRSYETRLRRLVMRRIGDLCEAEEITQETLLRAYQHRASFSSEDELMAWSTVVAQRLVIDRVRVRGRSVAVADVPETARLGRDTAEVVVARHEARAALESLEAIPTRQAAILWAREVEGLHYEEIAERFGITEPAVRSLLHRGRKALRKEFKDRTGSLPLGGLAPFAPWLMALKAAGKVRATAKTVAKSPGLAAAALGVTGLLAVGITQGIGGAPVNPGVRINAAPGGVTSVRQYVEPAAAVEHVRPALRATLPKAPRHTVSATAVTPPSGPRDGTLLPGRSRCTPDQRLCGHSGEFEYQNATIQVGPELPDNPTHTRSITVMTDHVTCDQTHLPQDGAPITCTQHGEPPPDDGGLLPPTQDSTEGALR
- a CDS encoding NAD-dependent epimerase/dehydratase family protein, yielding MPRAATPAAPATGDQAAPRVVAVTGAAGTLGAGVVRRLAATDGVREVVAIDVEPVPEADRVRPRTADVRDPLLAQALAGVDALVHLAGLHHPDVTPAERRAANVRGTANVLEAAGAAGVRHVTLVTSAMVYGACADNPVPLDEDAPLRAERDDSLVGDFVEVERQAESHRHTDPRVTVAVLRPATLVGPGADSVLTRHFESRRLLVVRGTAPLWQFVHIADLEAACVLAATRCLDGPFDVAPDGWLTQAEVEAVSGKRRLELPPAVAFATAERLHRAGVTRAPASELAYLTAPWVVAGHRLRAEGWRPEYSNVEALRAQLALAAEHTAFGARRVGREEATRAAAGAAGATAALLGAAAVVRARRRRR
- a CDS encoding MarR family winged helix-turn-helix transcriptional regulator — protein: MTSSFEPFPDPPVDPVDDDDYRRLLAFRDTLRRFQHWSEEQAAAAGLTPAQHQLLLVVRATRAGGHLPASVGTVAEHLMLRHHSAAELVDRTVKAGLLRKVRGAIDGRMVLLFLTPDGERRLRELAALHLAELRTLAPVVAALGEF
- a CDS encoding chloride channel protein encodes the protein MTSSKRLLLLSLVAAALGVAGGAAAWLLVHLIALVTNVALFHRVHDVWTMPSFRELPRTPTLVVVAAAGGLLVALLATWAPVIRGHGIPEAMEAVLTKRSRIAPRTAIAKPLSAAIAIGTGGPFGAEGPIIVTGGALGSLVGQALPVTANERKILLACGAAAGMSATFGAPLAAVVLAIELLIFEFSTRAFVPLVVAAGVAAGMHAALFGTGPLFAVPPHSYAGLAGLPLYVVLGLLCGLLAVVVSKGLFLVEEAFRRSPVPELWHPVIGGVGFALVGLVVPRALGVGYDAIGDVLGGRLAAGTLAALLLAKLVAWWVALGSGTSGGTLAPLLLIGGSFGALYGSAAGHLFPGAHLAAGAVAVVAMAAVFGSATRATFASIVFVFELTRDYEVILPLMIASVVADLVASRLMSESLLTEKLARRGLVVSGEYHVDVLRVRRVADVMTRDVVTVPATAGLVAARDTLLASGHSALPVVDEAGACVGVLSRADLLVQGDEPATVGSVVGGPPVCVGPRDLVVEALERMLEEGVDHLPVVEDGRLAGICTRTDVLRARAEQLDLERPDPVRSR
- a CDS encoding ATP-binding protein, with amino-acid sequence MDAAVPFALVAAVQLLALAAALGLAAAGGAAAYRRGARTALVAGALLLAAAHGLTGALLGGTDGDGFALARAAAYLLIGLGAGGLATAPLPNAVVVPVGAAAGPAGLAAVAAAAAAALTVRARRAGRVLLTVALVLTAGSELLAPAARHSAAAAVALLALRGVASVAMLAFVARLVEHSLLAKVVAAILASVLALGLGTALIVGSVATGSLNRDSERRLAEVARGQVEILKDEKQNSLQFAQVLAGCRDETAACAQQLGVTAARPTLRGVVCGLANPRCKPYAGLVESSAGDSVATTAIRRNAAVREVLAARGRHPVATLDVVLGRRPTLVALGVAPVFGGEAGPRRPDGAALYATVVDDTYVRGIGLATGLDATLYVADRRVASTLSATTLIDAELRRHGVVETLTLPPATDADDGVSVAAEGRRPGVRYQAIRSEDGELAGVLALSADSNVILATQRRVLSSLFLGTVAIALLVGLLAVALGRRIVRPVTELTLAASRVRRGDLDVRTELRTNDELGVLSRTFDAMTSSLAASNESLRQAAEDEAALRGRLETVLDSMGDGLVTTDAGDRVVAVNRVALDLLAAEEADVAGLAVADVLAGTTASGEPLLPALDGGRLERVGVLQRADGGFVPVALAATPLRGAEGHVVVVRDMTREHEVERMKTEFLSNVSHELRTPLTPIRGYAEILHRRPDLPAEKTALYASSILESSVRMSRVVDLLVDVAALEAGRVEPHVAAVRPATFVDERLAAWRKREPGREFRRRVAAGLPDMLADPAWVAKALDELVDNAVKYSGKPVTIGASLGPDGRHVRLTVRDLGAGIPEERRATLFTPFEQVDGSATRSVGGLGLGLSFVRRVADDFGLDVVVESTLGKGSAFSLEVPAAAAPPRPARRPRTTSRPKGRAR